CTCGACATTATTGAAGAGAAATTAGCAGAGATAGATGATCAAATTGCGCTAGTCGAAGATGAAAAACCAAAAGAGATATTATTCGATCGTTTCAACTCTTTACAAGATAATTATCAACAACAATCCTATAACATGGCAATCATAGCAAAACAAAACGAGACAAATTCCAGTTTAAACGTAGCTGATACTCCGCCTACCACTACTAGCAACAAATCTGTTGTTATTAAGACCAGTGAGAATAAGACAGAACAAGAAAAGAAAATAGATAACAATCAAAGCTCTCAACAACAATCTGACGAACATGAAACAGAAGAAGGGATACCCGAGACTTCAACTGAGGAACAATCTAGAGAAGGGGTTGAAGAAGAACCATCGGAGAATAAAGACGAAGAAAAAGAGGACGATTCAAGAGAAGATAAAATTGATGAACCAGAAAATCCAGGTAGTGAGGAACCCGAAGAACCTAATGAGCCAAGTAATTAAAGATTAACAAAGCGCCCTTTTCTAAAAAAGGGAGCTTTGTTCCTTCTTTCTTCTTACTCTTTTATAACCTTTACATCATCTACGCCTGCTTCAACGAGGCTACCACTTCCTTCATCTGCTGCTTCAAATTGAAGAAAGATCGTTTGACCTGCATACTCCGATAAAGAAAAAGATTCTGTTGACCAATTGGCATCTTGATCGGTTGAAGAACCTAATTCTTCATAAAGAAGATCTTCACTTCCATCACTCTTAATTATTTTTACCTTGAAGTAATCATCCGAAGTTGCATTTGAATAATGACCTAAATAGTAGGCAAATGTCAGCGTGAGTTCACCATCTGATGGCAAGATTATTTCTTGAGAACGAATGGACGTCTTCCCACCATCTATATCATTGCTTCCAACAGAAAATCCAGCACTTCCTTCTGTTACTAATCCATAACTACCACTAGGCGTGGTGCCCTGTTGCTTAATTCCACTATAAGAAGTTGATTCTGGATTGGCTCGTTCCCAATTACCGGTTGTAGCGGTGTCATTATTATTAGGATTAGGGGTCCATCCTTTATCTGACTCAAAGTCATCTTCAAAAACGATTTCCCCATCGTTTCCTCCATCGTCACCACAATACTGACCTTCTTTTCCAATCACGCCATACGGACAATCTGCTTGTTCTGTCAAATAAAGAACCGCTTCTTTATTTCGTTCGGTTTCTTCATCAATGACCTCATCTGGTGGATAAAAACCTGGATTCGAGCTAGTAGGATACATTTCAAACGTAAAGGCAAAGATTCCTTGATCACCATAAGCCCAATCTGACATATCTCCATCTGTAACATATAAGTCACTTGATTGTTGGGGCGTATAACCGTTTAACGCTCCCATCTGTTCAGCCATCTCGACAAATACGTCATAATCATCTTGGGACATATCACTAGGAACATCTGTATACGTATAGCCGTATGGATAGAGAATTAACTCACTATACGTATGGAAAGATATAGCTGTTGTAATTTGTTGCTTCCCATCAACAACTCTTCCTTCAATAAAATCACGAATAGCTGCTGTTTCTGGAGCTGAAAATGCACTTGTTCCTCTATACGTATCACTATAAGGGTTTCCACTTGAGCCACCACAACATCCCCAGTTGTAACCATAGTTACGATTTAAGTCTGTCCCCACATAAGATGAACCACTATTAGGTTGACGGTTTTTCCTCCAAAAATCGTAACCTCCATCTTGAATATCATACTCTCCTC
This portion of the Bacillus carboniphilus genome encodes:
- a CDS encoding M14 family zinc carboxypeptidase, whose translation is MKKKARIVLMMLSLLVLACSPMFIHAEKAFANEEKQKVKVLDVNTKEERTKVAQSGAVIEEIGEDYVVVVGLTSEIEQIKKDFKIQKQELLNDYAKIFDFPPSDSEYHNYDEMVEEIEQAVDDHSDIVEKFTIGNSYENRDLVAVKISDNPTVDEDEAEVLYVGLHHAREHLTVEMTLYLLELFTDNYGLDTQITDLVNSKEIFIIFNLNPDGGEYDIQDGGYDFWRKNRQPNSGSSYVGTDLNRNYGYNWGCCGGSSGNPYSDTYRGTSAFSAPETAAIRDFIEGRVVDGKQQITTAISFHTYSELILYPYGYTYTDVPSDMSQDDYDVFVEMAEQMGALNGYTPQQSSDLYVTDGDMSDWAYGDQGIFAFTFEMYPTSSNPGFYPPDEVIDEETERNKEAVLYLTEQADCPYGVIGKEGQYCGDDGGNDGEIVFEDDFESDKGWTPNPNNNDTATTGNWERANPESTSYSGIKQQGTTPSGSYGLVTEGSAGFSVGSNDIDGGKTSIRSQEIILPSDGELTLTFAYYLGHYSNATSDDYFKVKIIKSDGSEDLLYEELGSSTDQDANWSTESFSLSEYAGQTIFLQFEAADEGSGSLVEAGVDDVKVIKE